One genomic window of Daphnia pulex isolate KAP4 chromosome 10, ASM2113471v1 includes the following:
- the LOC124204109 gene encoding uncharacterized protein LOC124204109 codes for MSLSPEEMFYLATGLLDLNSWTGSAESKADNNEHSRTKCAAHKNLGFDRTQESVASTTFESMHPSSPRKKCCSSPSSLSSHAGRCSSECLGQVSLNNMSPSSSSGRPSWRTIYLTMLVIFLAFSLQTAEGCSSRSTPKPRPPPPLPSPTPAVRPNITFQTYACPPAYATYYCLNGATCFTIKIGESILYNCECTEGFMGQRCEYKDLDGSYLPLREKIMLERASIAGGATVAVVLVVIISIIFYTYVRQQRKEQRLASFEQVTVDRIQIRSRSCSSCNSFGGCRFGVASTKNDCLLHQQRPHQFTLSSGYKKVKHPNLISIDYAHALRLTGLACDPVSNTNAPINILTSAPGSNVKAECKASQREQTVLSLPNREWDCKTNVVASM; via the exons ATGTCACTCTCTCCCGAAGAAATGTTTTATCTGGCCACTGGATTGCTGGATCTCAACTCGTGGACAGGCTCTGCCGAAAGTAAAGCCGACAACAACGAACATTCGAGGACCAAATGTGCAG CGCACAAGAATTTGGGTTTCGATCGGACTCAAGAATCGGTTGCATCCACCACGTTTGAATCGATGCACCCATCGTCTCCGAGAAAGAAGTGCTGCTCATCTCCATCTAGTCTTTCATCTCACGCTGGAAGGTGTTCTTCAGAGTGCCTGGGCCAGGTTTCGTTAAACAACATGTCGCCATCCTCATCGTCAGGTCGACCCAGTTGGCGGACTATCTACTTAACCATGCTCGTCATCTTCTTGGCCTTTTCCCTACAAACCGCAG aGGGTTGTTCGAGTCGATCCACACCCAAGCCACGACCTCCGCCTCCCCTGCCCAGCCCGACTCCCGCCGTCCGACCCAACATCACGTTCCAGACGTACGCATGCCCGCCAGCCTATGCCACATATTACTGTCTCAATGGCGCCACGTGTTTCACAATCAAAATCGGAGAGTCCATTCTCTACAATTGCGA GTGCACCGAAGGTTTTATGGGTCAGCGCTGTGAGTATAAAGACTTGGACGGATCTTACCTGC CGTTGAGAGAGAAGATCATGCTGGAGCGAGCGAGTATTGCGGGTGGAGCCACCGTTGCCGTCGTCCTGGTTGTTATCATTTCCATCATATTTTATACCTACGTCCGCCAACAAAGAAAGGAACAACGGCTCGCAAG TTTTGAGCAAGTGACGGTGGACAGAATTCAAATAAGGAGCCGGAGTTGCAGTTCCTGCAACAGCTTTGGGGGATGCCGTTTTGGTGTTGCGTCTACAAAGAACGACTGTCTCCTACATCAGCAGCGCCCTCATCAGTTTACCTTGTCTTCGGGCTACAAGAAAGTTAAACATCCCAATCTGATCAGCATCGACTATGCGCATGCTCTTCGCTTAACTGGTTTAGCTTGCGATCCAGTCAGCAATACTAATGCACCGATCAATATACTG aCGAGTGCCCCTGGGTCCAATGTCAAGGCAGAATGTAAAGCCTCCCAAAGAGAGCAGACAGTGTTGTCTCTACCCAACAGAGAATGGGACTGCAAAACCAATGTGGTTGCATCTATGTAa
- the LOC124204089 gene encoding ubiquitin-conjugating enzyme E2-17 kDa, giving the protein MALKRINKELQDLGRDPPAQCSAGPVGDDLFHWQATIMGPPDSPYQGGVFFLTIHFPTDYPFKPPKVAFTTRIYHPNINSNGSICLDILRSQWSPALTISKVLLSICSLLCDPNPDDPLVPEIARIYKTDRERYNELAREWTRKYAM; this is encoded by the exons ATGGCATTGAAAAGAATCAATAAG GAACTTCAAGATCTTGGTCGTGATCCCCCTGCACAGTGCTCGGCAGGTCCTGTAGGAGATGATT tATTCCATTGGCAGGCCACAATCATGGGACCC CCTGACAGTCCCTACCAAGGTGGAGTTTTCTTTCTAACCATTCACTTTCCAACAGATTATCCATTCAAGCCACCCAAG GTGGCATTCACCACACGAATCTATCATCCAAATATAAACAGCAATGGTAGCATTTGTTTGGATATATTGAGATCCCAGTGGTCACCTGCACTCACCATTTCTAAAG TGCTGCTGTCAATTTGTTCTCTGCTATGCGACCCAAACCCGGATGATCCTTTGGTTCCCGAGATTGCCAGGATATACAAGACTGATCGAGAGCGATACAATGAACTTGCACGTGAATGGACTCGTAAATACGCCATGTGA
- the LOC124204088 gene encoding vesicle transport through interaction with t-SNAREs homolog 1A-like isoform X1, whose translation MLTKMDSLLKSYEQQFSVITASITARTATLNGITKEDKKCSIQQIVRELEETKDILEQMELEIRELDTASKNKYCTRIESYKVELSRLEKEFKSKRISNGGEREELIGDTDAEDVYDQNQLLISNGEKLERGRNRLEAGYQIAIETEQIGNNILTDLNQQRETIQKTRNRLRETDEQLSRSGRLLNRMFGRIIQNRLAFVGLIILAVILIIITLYIKFRKSS comes from the exons ATGTTAACGAAAATGGACTCCTTGTTAAAAAGTTATGAACAGCAATTCAG TGTCATCACTGCAAGCATTACTGCAAGAACAGCAACACTGAATGGAATAACTAAAG AGGATAAGAAATGTTCCATTCAACAGATTGTAAGAGAACTTGAAGAAACTAAGGATATT TTGGAACAGATGGAATTGGAGATTCGAGAACTGGATACAgcttcaaaaaacaaatattgtaCTCGTATTGAAAGCTACAAAGTTGAACTTTCCAGactagaaaaagaattcaagagtaaaagaatttcaaatggtggagagagagaagaattaATTGGAGACACTGATGCAGAAGATGTATATGATCAAAATCAACTATTGATTAGTAATGGTGAAAAGCTAGAACGAGGAAGAAATCGTTTAGAAGCAGGCTATCAAATTGCTATTGAAACAGAGCAGATTGGAAACAACATACTTACTGATCTCAATCAACAAAGGGAAACCATTCAAAAAACCAGGAACAGA cTACGAGAAACCGATGAACAGTTAAGTCGTAGTGGGCGCTTGCTGAATCGCATGTTTGGCAGAATTATTCAGAATCGTCTTGCGTTTGTTGGCTTAATTATTCTTGCTGTAATTTTGATTATAATTACATTGTATATTAAATTTCGGAAAAGTTCTTAG
- the LOC124204088 gene encoding vesicle transport through interaction with t-SNAREs homolog 1A-like isoform X2 translates to MLTKMDSLLKSYEQQFSVITASITARTATLNGITKAEDKKCSIQQIVRELEETKDILEQMELEIRELDTASKNKYCTRIESYKVELSRLEKEFKSKRISNGGEREELIGDTDAEDVYDQNQLLISNGEKLERGRNRLEAGYQIAIETEQIGNNILTDLNQQRETIQKTRNRLRETDEQLSRSGRLLNRMFGRIIQNRLAFVGLIILAVILIIITLYIKFRKSS, encoded by the exons ATGTTAACGAAAATGGACTCCTTGTTAAAAAGTTATGAACAGCAATTCAG TGTCATCACTGCAAGCATTACTGCAAGAACAGCAACACTGAATGGAATAACTAAAG CGGAGGATAAGAAATGTTCCATTCAACAGATTGTAAGAGAACTTGAAGAAACTAAGGATATT TTGGAACAGATGGAATTGGAGATTCGAGAACTGGATACAgcttcaaaaaacaaatattgtaCTCGTATTGAAAGCTACAAAGTTGAACTTTCCAGactagaaaaagaattcaagagtaaaagaatttcaaatggtggagagagagaagaattaATTGGAGACACTGATGCAGAAGATGTATATGATCAAAATCAACTATTGATTAGTAATGGTGAAAAGCTAGAACGAGGAAGAAATCGTTTAGAAGCAGGCTATCAAATTGCTATTGAAACAGAGCAGATTGGAAACAACATACTTACTGATCTCAATCAACAAAGGGAAACCATTCAAAAAACCAGGAACAGA cTACGAGAAACCGATGAACAGTTAAGTCGTAGTGGGCGCTTGCTGAATCGCATGTTTGGCAGAATTATTCAGAATCGTCTTGCGTTTGTTGGCTTAATTATTCTTGCTGTAATTTTGATTATAATTACATTGTATATTAAATTTCGGAAAAGTTCTTAG